The sequence ATGCAGCTCGACGAGCCATACCACCAGAAAGTTCTGAAGGCATCAATGCGGCAGCGCCTCGCAACCCAACCGCCTCCAATTTCATCAATACGATTTGACGAATTAAACTTTCAGGCAAATGCGTATGTTCCCGAATTGGAAAGGCGACATTATCAAAAGTAGAAATATCCGTAAAAAGTGCACCTGATTGGAATAACATCCCCATCCGCTTGCGTACTTCATACAGTTCACTATTAGATAGACGACAAATATCTTGCCCATCAAACAAAATTTCACCTTGTTCTGGCATTAGTTGCCCACCGATCAATTTAAGTAAGGTGGTTTTACCAATCCCCGACGGCCCCATGATCGCAGTGATTTTTCCCTTTTTTACTTGCAAATTCAGGTTATCGTAAATCACGCGATCACCGCGTTTAAAGGTGAGATTCTTAACTTCAATTAGATTTTGATTCATTAAAATCTCGTTTATAAATAAAAAGTGCGGTCGTTTTGACTAGCGTTTTTGTGAAAGGTTCATCTTACGACGAACAAACGCCATCATGCCGTGTAATACTAAAAACAACAATGATAAA comes from Haemophilus haemolyticus and encodes:
- the mlaF gene encoding phospholipid ABC transporter ATP-binding protein MlaF, coding for MNQNLIEVKNLTFKRGDRVIYDNLNLQVKKGKITAIMGPSGIGKTTLLKLIGGQLMPEQGEILFDGQDICRLSNSELYEVRKRMGMLFQSGALFTDISTFDNVAFPIREHTHLPESLIRQIVLMKLEAVGLRGAAALMPSELSGGMARRAALARAIALDPDLIMFDEPFTGQDPISMGVILSLIKRLNEALNLTSIVVSHDVEEVLSIADYAYIIADQKVIAEGTSDQLLQSQDPRVVQFLKGESDGPVRFKYPAQDYVKELFE